A single genomic interval of Candidatus Bipolaricaulis anaerobius harbors:
- a CDS encoding stage V sporulation protein S, whose product MEILKVAATSNPNAVAGAIAGALESAGLVEAHAIGAGAVNQAIKAIAIARRLVEREGEPEIKVVPGFIDVEIGGEVKTGMRFVIER is encoded by the coding sequence ATGGAGATCCTCAAGGTCGCAGCTACGTCCAATCCCAACGCGGTCGCGGGGGCCATCGCCGGGGCACTGGAATCGGCGGGGCTCGTCGAGGCGCACGCCATCGGGGCGGGGGCCGTGAACCAGGCCATCAAGGCGATCGCCATTGCCCGTCGGCTCGTGGAGCGGGAGGGCGAGCCGGAGATCAAGGTCGTCCCCGGGTTCATCGACGTCGAGATCGGCGGCGAGGTCAAGACGGGCATGCGGTTCGTGATCGAGCGGTAA
- the glgC gene encoding glucose-1-phosphate adenylyltransferase: MVSGVLAFVLAGGRGQRLYPLTRDRAKPAVPFAGLYRIIDFTLTNCLHSGLRHILVLTQYKSLSLERHIQIGWSIFSPALGEFLITVPPQQRAAEHWYLGTADAIYQNWYSVERFAMEQGAPEAILILAGDHVYKMDYRPMVRFHQEREADLTVGVVAVPLAEAAGELGVLVVNGEGSVLHFQEKPAQPAPSPTDPAVCLASMGIYVFRPEVLARRLEEDAQTADSSHDFGRDVINRMVGEDRVFAFPLERANKNPLPYWRDVGTLDAYWEAHMDLVAITPKFNLYDREWPIHTYHEPWPPAKTVHDEPDRTGTAVNSLLSPGSIVSGSHVARSVLSPGVRVNSYATVEDSVLLAGVDVGRGARIRRAIVDKGVRIPPGERIGYDPETDRARFTITEAGIVVLPKEARF, translated from the coding sequence ATGGTGAGCGGCGTACTGGCGTTCGTGCTGGCGGGCGGCCGCGGGCAAAGGCTCTATCCCTTGACCCGCGATCGGGCCAAACCGGCGGTCCCCTTTGCTGGCCTGTACCGCATCATCGACTTTACCCTCACCAACTGCCTCCACTCCGGGCTCCGCCACATCCTCGTCCTCACCCAGTACAAGTCCCTGTCCCTGGAGCGGCACATCCAAATCGGGTGGAGCATCTTCAGCCCTGCGCTGGGGGAGTTCCTCATCACCGTCCCTCCCCAACAGCGCGCGGCCGAGCACTGGTACCTCGGAACTGCTGATGCAATCTATCAAAACTGGTACTCGGTCGAGCGGTTCGCCATGGAGCAAGGGGCTCCCGAGGCGATCCTCATCCTCGCCGGGGACCACGTGTACAAGATGGACTACCGGCCCATGGTGCGGTTCCACCAGGAACGGGAGGCCGATCTCACGGTGGGGGTGGTGGCGGTGCCCCTCGCGGAGGCCGCGGGCGAGCTCGGGGTCCTCGTGGTCAATGGCGAGGGCAGCGTGCTCCACTTCCAGGAGAAGCCAGCCCAGCCCGCCCCGTCCCCCACCGATCCGGCGGTGTGCCTGGCCTCGATGGGGATCTATGTGTTCCGACCCGAGGTCCTCGCCCGGCGGCTCGAAGAGGACGCCCAGACCGCGGACTCCTCGCATGACTTCGGCCGGGACGTCATCAACCGCATGGTGGGCGAGGATCGGGTGTTCGCCTTCCCACTCGAGCGTGCGAACAAGAACCCCCTTCCCTACTGGAGGGATGTGGGGACCCTGGATGCGTACTGGGAGGCCCACATGGACCTCGTCGCCATCACCCCCAAGTTCAACCTCTATGACAGGGAATGGCCCATCCACACCTACCACGAGCCTTGGCCCCCCGCCAAGACGGTCCATGATGAGCCGGACCGCACTGGAACCGCAGTGAACTCGCTCCTCTCCCCAGGCTCCATCGTGTCTGGGTCGCACGTGGCGCGGTCGGTCCTCTCGCCGGGGGTCCGCGTGAACAGCTACGCCACCGTTGAGGACTCGGTCCTGTTGGCGGGGGTGGACGTGGGGCGGGGGGCGAGGATCCGCCGCGCGATCGTGGATAAGGGGGTGCGCATCCCCCCCGGGGAGAGGATCGGGTACGATCCCGAAACGGACCGAGCTCGGTTCACCATCACCGAGGCCGGGATCGTCGTCCTCCCCAAGGAAGCTCGCTTCTAG
- a CDS encoding 6-phosphofructokinase translates to MPSVKRIGVLTGGGDSPGINAAIRAIVRRAEPAGLAVVGFRDGWRGAVEDDLVPLGRSEVAGILHIGGTILGTSRTNPYEKDPATGTWTPTPKVDRILDTLNRRRVDAVLAIGGDDTLGVAHRLASHGVRAVGIPQTIDNDIGGTDYAIGFHSALAVVTEALDRLHTTAHAHHRVLIVEVMGRDAGWIAVLGGLAGGADVILAPEEPFSVPQVEEALQWRLDAGRRFSIIVVAEGARPLELGSRPVAEEARTDAFGHAQLGGVGYWLAAELEKTGLPLTPRVTVLSYLQRGGGATPFDRLLATRLGVAAVELACAGQYDAMVGFHGTDVGPVPLAAALAGCPKPVPREYLELARNIGVR, encoded by the coding sequence ATGCCTAGCGTGAAGAGGATCGGGGTCCTCACGGGGGGCGGTGACTCCCCGGGGATCAATGCGGCGATCCGGGCCATCGTGCGGCGCGCCGAGCCGGCAGGCCTCGCGGTGGTCGGGTTCCGCGACGGCTGGCGGGGAGCGGTGGAGGACGACCTCGTGCCGCTCGGCCGGAGCGAGGTCGCGGGGATCCTGCACATCGGAGGCACGATCCTCGGCACCTCGCGCACGAACCCGTACGAGAAGGATCCAGCGACCGGAACATGGACGCCCACCCCAAAAGTGGACCGGATCCTGGACACCCTGAACCGGCGGCGGGTGGATGCGGTGCTCGCCATCGGGGGGGATGACACCCTCGGCGTGGCCCACCGACTGGCGAGCCACGGCGTGCGGGCGGTGGGGATCCCCCAGACGATCGACAACGACATCGGCGGCACGGACTACGCGATCGGGTTCCACTCGGCACTCGCCGTGGTCACGGAGGCCCTCGACCGGCTGCACACCACGGCCCATGCCCATCACCGGGTGCTGATCGTGGAGGTCATGGGGCGCGACGCGGGGTGGATCGCGGTCCTCGGCGGGCTGGCCGGCGGGGCAGACGTGATCCTCGCCCCCGAGGAACCGTTCTCGGTCCCCCAGGTGGAGGAAGCGCTCCAGTGGCGGCTCGACGCCGGGCGGCGGTTCTCGATCATCGTCGTCGCCGAGGGCGCTCGGCCGCTCGAGCTCGGGAGCCGCCCGGTGGCCGAGGAGGCCAGAACGGACGCGTTCGGCCACGCCCAACTGGGCGGCGTAGGGTATTGGCTCGCGGCGGAACTGGAGAAGACGGGCCTCCCGTTGACCCCGCGGGTGACCGTCCTCTCCTACCTGCAGCGGGGCGGCGGCGCCACCCCGTTCGATCGCCTCCTCGCGACCCGGTTGGGGGTCGCCGCGGTGGAGCTCGCCTGCGCCGGGCAGTACGATGCGATGGTCGGCTTCCATGGCACGGACGTGGGGCCGGTCCCCCTGGCCGCGGCCCTCGCCGGGTGCCCGAAGCCGGTGCCGAGGGAGTACCTTGAACTGGCCCGAAACATCGGAGTGAGGTGA
- the argS gene encoding arginine--tRNA ligase yields MRLEALVRAAVVEALAAGGKPVPAEVPIERTTRPEHGDLSTRVAFLLARELGAPPATIAAELAARLAADPSFLKVQPANGFVNFTLHPTTLHSVLRQILSSGDRYGRGEEGEGKTVQVEFVSSNPTGPLTIGHLRQAALGDVVAELYAQLGWRAVREYYLNDEGRQMDLLAQSLWARYRQALGDDQPIPEGGYQGAYLAEIGAELAQAWGNAHPRWDEAARAVFRSEAVARMMAMIHEDLDAIGVRFDVWTKEGDLHRRGLVQEALARLKQRGAVYEKDGALWLASTRHGLDRDPVLLRSDGTPTYTLVDIAYHLDKARRGFDLVINVQGADHVDEQRQVLLALKLLGLPDGFVRYCLHQFVTLKGEEGIQRMSTRAGRFLRLKDLVADVGRDVARYFMVMRKPGSHLVFDYALARDTSLENPVYYVQYGYTRIASLFREAERAGERPPDLRTVDLSPLTDDRELALIRELDRFPDVVEVAAHEFAPHLLCEYLEGLSGLLHPYYAHVRILGQGPATPARLALLGGIQLVLGRGLGILGVSAPEAM; encoded by the coding sequence ATGCGGCTCGAAGCCTTGGTGCGGGCCGCAGTGGTGGAGGCGCTCGCGGCGGGGGGGAAGCCGGTCCCCGCGGAGGTCCCCATCGAGCGGACGACGCGGCCGGAGCACGGGGACCTGTCGACGCGGGTCGCGTTCCTCCTCGCCCGGGAGCTCGGGGCACCGCCGGCTACGATCGCAGCCGAGCTCGCCGCCCGACTCGCCGCAGATCCGTCCTTCCTCAAGGTCCAACCGGCGAACGGGTTCGTCAACTTCACCCTTCACCCCACGACCCTCCACTCTGTCCTGCGGCAGATCCTCTCCTCCGGCGACCGCTACGGGCGGGGGGAGGAGGGGGAAGGGAAGACGGTGCAGGTCGAGTTCGTGTCCTCGAACCCCACCGGCCCCCTCACCATCGGCCACCTCCGCCAGGCCGCACTGGGGGATGTGGTGGCCGAGCTCTACGCTCAGCTCGGCTGGCGGGCAGTCCGCGAGTACTACCTGAACGATGAGGGGAGACAAATGGATCTCCTCGCCCAGTCCCTGTGGGCCCGCTACCGCCAAGCGTTGGGCGACGACCAGCCGATCCCGGAGGGGGGGTATCAGGGGGCGTACCTCGCCGAGATCGGAGCGGAGCTCGCCCAGGCATGGGGCAACGCCCACCCCAGATGGGATGAGGCGGCGCGCGCCGTGTTCCGGAGCGAAGCCGTGGCCCGGATGATGGCGATGATCCACGAGGACCTCGACGCGATCGGGGTCCGGTTCGACGTGTGGACGAAGGAGGGCGACCTCCACCGGCGGGGCCTCGTCCAGGAGGCGCTCGCTCGGCTCAAGCAGCGGGGGGCGGTGTACGAGAAGGACGGGGCGCTCTGGCTCGCCAGCACCCGCCATGGGCTGGACCGCGACCCCGTGCTCCTCCGCTCCGACGGGACCCCGACCTACACGCTGGTGGACATCGCCTACCACCTGGACAAGGCCCGTCGCGGGTTCGACCTCGTCATCAACGTTCAAGGGGCCGACCATGTGGACGAGCAGCGCCAGGTCCTGCTCGCCCTGAAACTCCTCGGGCTCCCCGACGGGTTCGTTCGCTACTGCCTCCACCAGTTCGTGACCCTCAAGGGGGAGGAGGGGATTCAGCGCATGTCCACCCGCGCCGGGCGGTTCCTGCGCCTGAAGGACCTCGTGGCCGACGTCGGGCGGGACGTAGCCCGCTACTTCATGGTCATGCGCAAGCCCGGAAGCCACCTCGTGTTCGACTACGCCCTCGCGCGGGACACGAGCCTGGAGAACCCAGTTTACTACGTGCAGTACGGCTATACCCGCATCGCGTCCCTATTCCGGGAAGCCGAGCGAGCGGGCGAGAGGCCGCCCGATCTCCGCACCGTGGACCTGTCCCCCCTCACCGACGACCGCGAGCTCGCCTTGATCAGGGAGCTCGACCGCTTCCCGGACGTGGTGGAGGTCGCGGCCCACGAGTTCGCTCCCCACCTCTTGTGCGAGTACCTGGAGGGGCTGAGCGGGCTCCTCCACCCCTACTACGCCCACGTGAGGATCCTCGGGCAGGGCCCGGCCACCCCTGCCCGGCTCGCCCTCCTTGGCGGGATCCAGCTCGTCCTCGGGCGCGGCCTGGGGATTCTCGGCGTCTCCGCCCCGGAAGCGATGTAG
- a CDS encoding M20 family metallopeptidase has product MKEQVWKRIDELGPQLWDLALRIHDHPELGFEEHQAAAWLAEALEGGGFRVERGAGGIPTAFRAVHPAAKPGPRVALLAEYDALPELGHACGHNLIAAIAVGAALGLAPVKKDLPGALLVLGTPAEEGGGGKIKLIEAGLFRDLDAAMMVHPSDQTVVDRGSLAITEVGIEFHGVAAHASSEPDKGVNALDAVIQTFVGLNALRQHIRDGARIHGIITHGGLKPNIVPEHAAARFYVRASDNGYRDELVEKLRRCAEGAALATGARLEFRLVGHAYKAIRPNRALAHAFAEHLAPLGFPVEEPTGGVGSTDMGDVSWEVPAIHPYIRIAEGTVPGHSRAFCEAARAEPARAAMIAAAKALAAVCLDLWTNPALMADVAREFSEGQGTGS; this is encoded by the coding sequence ATGAAAGAGCAGGTCTGGAAGAGGATCGATGAGCTTGGGCCTCAGCTATGGGACCTCGCCCTGCGCATCCACGACCACCCTGAGCTCGGGTTCGAGGAACACCAGGCCGCGGCGTGGCTGGCGGAGGCCCTGGAGGGGGGCGGGTTCCGCGTTGAACGGGGAGCGGGCGGGATCCCGACCGCGTTCCGCGCCGTCCACCCCGCCGCAAAGCCAGGGCCGCGGGTGGCGCTCCTCGCGGAGTACGACGCCCTGCCTGAGCTCGGGCACGCCTGCGGCCACAACCTGATCGCCGCGATCGCGGTGGGGGCCGCGCTCGGCCTCGCCCCAGTCAAGAAGGACCTCCCAGGAGCGCTCCTCGTCCTCGGCACCCCCGCCGAGGAGGGAGGCGGCGGCAAGATCAAGCTCATCGAGGCCGGCCTGTTCCGGGACCTGGACGCAGCGATGATGGTCCACCCCTCAGACCAGACCGTCGTGGACCGGGGCTCGCTCGCCATCACCGAGGTTGGGATCGAGTTCCATGGGGTGGCCGCCCACGCCTCGTCCGAGCCGGACAAGGGGGTCAATGCCCTCGATGCGGTGATCCAGACGTTCGTCGGCCTAAACGCCCTCCGCCAGCACATCCGCGACGGGGCGCGCATCCACGGGATCATCACCCACGGGGGCCTCAAGCCGAACATCGTCCCGGAGCACGCCGCGGCCCGGTTCTACGTCCGCGCATCCGACAATGGGTACCGGGACGAGCTGGTGGAGAAGCTGCGGCGGTGCGCAGAGGGGGCAGCTCTGGCCACGGGGGCTCGGCTCGAGTTCCGCCTCGTGGGCCATGCCTACAAGGCGATCCGCCCCAACCGCGCCCTCGCTCACGCGTTCGCCGAGCACCTCGCCCCCCTCGGGTTCCCCGTGGAGGAGCCCACGGGAGGCGTGGGGTCCACGGACATGGGGGACGTGTCGTGGGAGGTCCCCGCGATCCACCCCTACATCCGCATTGCGGAGGGCACCGTGCCCGGGCACTCCCGCGCGTTCTGTGAGGCAGCCCGAGCGGAGCCGGCGCGAGCGGCGATGATCGCTGCCGCCAAGGCCCTCGCCGCGGTGTGCCTCGACCTATGGACGAACCCCGCCCTGATGGCGGACGTGGCGCGCGAGTTCAGCGAGGGTCAGGGGACGGGATCGTAG
- a CDS encoding class II fructose-bisphosphate aldolase, whose protein sequence is MPYLGGRELAQVYRRAHEERFALIANNFAEPNVLLGLLAAYEQARSDLLVQVSVGAAKFAGGGRPLAGLRALVRYVQAVAADAKIGVFVNLDHVTPDQSDGFIRPALAEGLCSSVMVDASALPFADNVRATRAVVELAQPYGVLVEGELGVIRGAEDEIVSDAAFYTDPEQALQFVAETEVDLLAVSVGTEHGVSAGRELSLRVDLARAISDRLRAGRRPRPLVLHGASGLSSSQVGALVAAGVCKVNKDTTYQYVYARTAAEFFADHRAEILPPRGVAFDPITFDAGGSPWRPNKKLFDPRVVGKEIQEAICSVATDMIAQVGSGGRSLYA, encoded by the coding sequence ATGCCCTACTTGGGAGGAAGAGAACTGGCACAGGTGTACCGTCGCGCTCACGAGGAGCGGTTCGCCCTCATCGCCAACAACTTCGCTGAGCCGAATGTCCTCCTCGGGCTCCTCGCCGCCTACGAGCAAGCGAGAAGCGATCTATTGGTCCAAGTGTCGGTCGGGGCCGCAAAGTTCGCCGGGGGGGGCCGCCCCCTCGCTGGACTGCGGGCCCTCGTCCGCTACGTCCAGGCGGTGGCCGCGGACGCGAAGATCGGGGTGTTCGTGAACCTCGACCACGTCACGCCCGACCAGAGCGACGGGTTCATCCGCCCCGCCCTCGCCGAGGGCCTCTGCTCATCGGTGATGGTGGATGCCTCGGCGCTCCCGTTCGCGGACAACGTGCGCGCGACGCGGGCCGTGGTCGAGCTCGCCCAGCCCTATGGGGTCCTCGTGGAGGGGGAGTTGGGGGTGATCCGGGGCGCGGAGGACGAGATCGTCTCCGACGCCGCGTTCTACACTGACCCAGAACAGGCCCTTCAGTTCGTCGCGGAGACCGAGGTCGATCTCCTCGCGGTCTCGGTGGGGACCGAGCACGGGGTCTCGGCAGGGCGGGAGCTCTCCTTACGCGTGGACCTCGCGCGCGCGATCTCGGACCGGCTACGGGCGGGCCGCCGGCCGCGCCCGCTCGTCCTCCATGGGGCATCGGGGCTGTCCTCTTCTCAGGTCGGGGCCCTCGTCGCGGCGGGCGTGTGCAAGGTGAACAAGGACACCACCTACCAGTACGTGTACGCCCGCACCGCGGCGGAGTTCTTCGCCGACCACCGCGCAGAGATCCTCCCCCCTAGAGGGGTGGCGTTCGATCCGATCACGTTTGATGCCGGGGGAAGCCCGTGGCGCCCCAACAAGAAGCTGTTCGACCCCCGGGTGGTGGGGAAGGAGATCCAGGAGGCGATCTGCTCCGTCGCGACGGACATGATCGCCCAGGTCGGTTCAGGAGGGAGGTCTCTCTATGCCTAG
- the yidD gene encoding membrane protein insertion efficiency factor YidD: MRRVLILPLVVYQRAVSPFLPRRCRFVPSCSEYAREAILRYGPLRGGWLALRRLVRCGPWHPGGYDPVP, encoded by the coding sequence GTGAGGCGGGTGCTCATCCTCCCGCTCGTCGTCTACCAGCGGGCCGTGTCCCCCTTCCTCCCCCGCCGCTGCCGGTTCGTCCCCTCGTGCTCGGAGTACGCCCGGGAGGCCATCCTCCGGTACGGCCCCCTCCGCGGAGGATGGCTCGCCCTGCGGCGGCTCGTCCGCTGCGGGCCGTGGCACCCCGGCGGCTACGATCCCGTCCCCTGA
- a CDS encoding DNA polymerase IV, with translation MARWILHMDMDAFFAAVEQLDHPMLRGQPVVVGGLGPRGVVATASYEARAFGVHSAMPIAKARMLCPHAAFVPPRFARYEQVAGQVWAILASYSPLVEPLSLDEAFVDLTGTERLHGPAEETAHGLHRRIRAETGLACSVGLAGNKLLAKLASEAAKPGGIHVVHEQDVEGFLSPLPVGRLWGIGPHTAKVLAERGVHTGGDLRDVDASLLCSWFGPRGGAHLWRLARGLDDSPVVPAREAKSISQEVTYPEDLFQEEVIAGEVRQLAVALAARLVEERLLATTVRVKIRWADFTTRTRQVQLPEPTDHPVLIADEAVALLDRGGLHAESGVRLLGVGLAGLVPATFRPEHLFAPSALTDALREVLSRHGPERLTLGFPGGDRRPS, from the coding sequence ATGGCGCGGTGGATCCTCCACATGGACATGGACGCGTTCTTCGCTGCCGTGGAGCAGCTCGACCACCCTATGCTGCGCGGCCAGCCGGTGGTCGTGGGCGGCCTGGGACCGCGGGGCGTGGTCGCCACGGCATCGTACGAGGCGCGGGCATTTGGGGTGCACTCCGCGATGCCGATCGCCAAAGCGCGTATGCTGTGTCCCCATGCCGCGTTCGTGCCGCCCCGCTTCGCGCGGTACGAGCAGGTGGCTGGGCAGGTGTGGGCGATCCTCGCCTCGTACAGCCCCCTGGTCGAGCCTCTGTCCCTTGACGAGGCGTTCGTGGACCTCACGGGGACGGAGCGCCTGCACGGGCCGGCGGAGGAGACGGCCCACGGCCTCCACCGGCGGATCCGGGCCGAGACCGGCCTGGCGTGTTCGGTGGGCCTCGCCGGGAACAAGCTCCTCGCTAAGCTGGCGTCGGAGGCAGCCAAGCCAGGTGGGATCCATGTCGTTCACGAACAGGACGTGGAGGGCTTCCTCTCTCCCCTGCCCGTCGGCCGGTTGTGGGGGATCGGCCCGCACACCGCGAAGGTCCTCGCCGAGCGGGGGGTCCACACTGGGGGTGACCTGCGCGACGTCGATGCGAGCCTCCTTTGCTCCTGGTTTGGACCGCGGGGCGGTGCCCACCTGTGGCGGCTGGCCCGCGGCCTGGACGACTCTCCGGTCGTCCCGGCGCGGGAGGCGAAGTCCATCTCCCAGGAGGTGACCTACCCCGAGGACCTGTTCCAGGAGGAGGTCATCGCGGGTGAGGTGCGGCAGCTCGCGGTCGCCCTGGCGGCCCGGTTGGTCGAGGAGCGGCTGCTCGCGACCACGGTGCGGGTCAAGATCCGGTGGGCGGACTTCACCACCCGCACCCGGCAAGTCCAACTCCCGGAGCCGACGGATCACCCCGTGCTCATCGCCGACGAGGCGGTGGCGCTCCTCGACCGGGGTGGGCTCCACGCCGAGAGCGGGGTCCGCCTCCTCGGGGTCGGGCTGGCCGGGCTTGTCCCGGCGACGTTTCGCCCTGAGCACCTGTTCGCTCCCTCGGCGCTCACGGACGCCCTGCGCGAGGTCCTCTCCCGCCATGGGCCGGAGCGTCTCACCCTCGGATTCCCCGGCGGGGACCGCCGGCCGAGCTAG
- a CDS encoding S41 family peptidase: MVRKSFVALLLVGVLAIGAAPGDTLFSPLGQVYQLIHDYYYRADKISDSTLLHGAIRGVVESLGDPYSTFFTPEEYQSWEESLSGEYSGVGIEITLRDGRITVVAPFPGTPAEAGGIRPGDWIQAVDGELTEGWTLEKASSHIRGPEGTVVVLTVQHDDGTVEEIPLVRQKIQIESVCSEYRAEEKVGYVQILRFDFDTPGLLGRALFSFPLQDLAGIVIDLRNNPGGILSAAVESASYFVDRGPIVRVQGPSFGERTYSSRGNSVPNIPVAIMVNEGTASAAEIMAGAIQDHSMGILVGRPTFGKGLVQEIVMRLPDGGAIKLTTGEYFTPLGRTVHDVGLTPEILVERTEGEEGDPELEAALAWIRDGAPIPVGAGR; this comes from the coding sequence ATGGTGCGGAAGTCGTTCGTCGCGTTGCTGCTCGTGGGCGTGCTCGCCATTGGCGCCGCCCCCGGCGATACCCTGTTCTCCCCGCTCGGGCAGGTCTACCAGCTCATCCACGATTACTACTACCGAGCCGATAAGATCTCCGACTCGACCCTCCTCCATGGGGCGATCAGGGGGGTGGTGGAGTCCTTGGGCGACCCGTACTCCACCTTCTTCACCCCCGAGGAGTACCAGAGCTGGGAGGAGTCCCTGTCCGGGGAGTACTCCGGGGTGGGGATCGAGATCACCCTCCGCGACGGCCGCATCACGGTGGTGGCACCGTTCCCGGGGACCCCGGCCGAAGCGGGGGGGATCCGCCCCGGGGATTGGATCCAGGCCGTGGACGGGGAACTGACCGAGGGTTGGACCCTGGAGAAGGCGTCGTCGCACATCCGCGGCCCGGAGGGGACGGTGGTCGTCCTCACGGTCCAGCACGACGACGGCACCGTCGAGGAGATCCCCCTCGTCCGGCAGAAGATCCAGATCGAGTCCGTGTGCTCCGAGTACCGGGCGGAGGAGAAGGTCGGCTACGTCCAGATCTTGAGGTTCGACTTCGATACCCCGGGGCTCCTCGGGAGGGCGCTGTTCTCGTTCCCGCTCCAAGACCTAGCCGGCATCGTGATCGACCTCCGCAACAACCCGGGAGGGATCCTATCCGCAGCGGTGGAGTCGGCGAGCTACTTCGTGGACCGCGGGCCCATCGTTCGCGTCCAGGGCCCATCGTTCGGGGAGCGCACCTACAGCTCGCGTGGAAACAGCGTCCCCAACATCCCCGTGGCGATCATGGTCAACGAGGGGACCGCGTCCGCAGCGGAGATCATGGCCGGAGCGATCCAAGATCACAGCATGGGCATCCTCGTCGGCCGACCCACGTTCGGCAAAGGGCTCGTCCAGGAGATCGTGATGCGCCTCCCCGACGGGGGAGCGATCAAGCTCACCACCGGTGAGTACTTCACCCCACTCGGACGGACCGTCCACGATGTCGGCCTGACCCCGGAGATCCTCGTCGAACGGACCGAGGGAGAGGAAGGGGATCCCGAGCTCGAGGCCGCTCTCGCCTGGATCCGAGACGGGGCCCCCATCCCGGTGGGAGCGGGACGATGA
- a CDS encoding glycoside hydrolase family 57 protein encodes MGSKVHVAFLWHMHQPWYALPGSGENLLPWTRLRATKDYTDMAAFIGRGEVPVTVNFTPCLTEQLTRYAAGSLSDGYFPATAGEGAVRDLLSGAIPLPVARRGLPVPDLNRLRAAAVTPEGERALWGWFLLSWIGQTVLDGDPSLRDLAQRGRFAHDDLEYLSGVHRRLVGEVLPRYRALAAEGLVELTATPFYHPILPLLLDSQVAHRAQPSDPIPPLAAPDDAREQVLRALAHHEATFGGRPLGMWPAEGAVSTDAAAVFAQAGVRWIATDGAILARSLGRPPHREDLYRPWRFATGRGELTILFRDTYLSNLIGFDYHRWPAADAAEDLVRRLREIGQTWRGDAPPLVLIAMDGENAWDFYERNGQPFLEALYRLVRSSPDLVPTTVSGYLDPRPSVPRTLPDLWPGSWIDADFRTWIGHPQQNAAWSHLARALDAVRSCPDPAARARARDHLLVAEGSDWFWWYGPHHTSAHEPVFDRVFRGHVAAAYGEIGLPIPPDLG; translated from the coding sequence ATGGGATCCAAGGTCCACGTCGCGTTCCTGTGGCACATGCACCAACCGTGGTACGCCCTCCCGGGGAGCGGAGAGAACCTCCTCCCCTGGACCCGCCTCCGGGCGACGAAGGACTACACGGACATGGCGGCGTTCATCGGGCGGGGCGAGGTCCCCGTGACGGTGAACTTTACCCCCTGCCTGACGGAGCAGCTGACCCGGTACGCCGCGGGTTCCTTGAGCGATGGCTACTTCCCCGCCACGGCGGGGGAGGGGGCTGTACGCGACCTCCTCTCCGGCGCAATCCCGCTCCCGGTGGCGCGGCGGGGGCTTCCGGTCCCGGATCTCAATCGCCTGCGGGCGGCCGCCGTCACGCCGGAGGGGGAGCGGGCGTTGTGGGGATGGTTCCTCCTCTCGTGGATCGGCCAGACCGTCCTCGATGGGGATCCCTCGCTCCGGGATCTGGCGCAGCGCGGCCGGTTCGCGCACGACGACCTGGAGTATCTGTCCGGCGTCCATCGCCGCCTCGTGGGCGAGGTCCTCCCCCGCTACCGGGCCCTCGCAGCGGAGGGGCTGGTCGAGCTCACGGCGACGCCGTTCTACCATCCGATCCTCCCCCTGCTCCTCGACTCCCAGGTCGCCCACCGGGCGCAGCCGAGCGACCCGATCCCGCCCCTCGCCGCCCCGGACGACGCCCGCGAGCAGGTCCTCCGGGCCCTCGCCCACCACGAGGCCACGTTCGGGGGCCGCCCCCTCGGGATGTGGCCGGCGGAGGGGGCGGTGAGCACGGACGCGGCCGCGGTGTTCGCCCAGGCCGGGGTGCGCTGGATCGCGACCGACGGGGCGATCCTCGCCCGCTCGCTCGGCCGACCTCCCCACCGCGAGGACCTGTACCGCCCGTGGCGCTTCGCGACCGGTAGGGGCGAACTGACGATCCTGTTCCGCGACACGTACCTCTCGAACCTCATCGGGTTCGACTACCACCGCTGGCCGGCGGCCGACGCGGCCGAGGACCTCGTCCGGCGGCTACGGGAGATCGGCCAGACGTGGCGCGGGGATGCACCCCCGCTCGTCCTCATCGCCATGGACGGCGAGAACGCCTGGGACTTCTACGAGCGGAACGGCCAGCCCTTCTTGGAGGCCCTGTACCGCCTCGTTCGCTCCTCCCCCGACCTCGTGCCGACCACGGTGTCGGGGTACCTCGATCCGCGGCCCTCCGTCCCGCGGACCCTGCCCGATCTGTGGCCCGGATCGTGGATCGACGCCGACTTCCGCACGTGGATCGGCCACCCCCAGCAGAACGCGGCCTGGAGCCACCTCGCACGGGCGCTCGATGCGGTCCGGTCCTGCCCGGATCCCGCGGCGCGGGCGCGGGCTCGCGACCACCTCCTCGTCGCGGAGGGAAGCGACTGGTTCTGGTGGTATGGTCCGCACCACACTTCTGCCCACGAACCCGTGTTCGACCGCGTGTTTCGAGGTCACGTCGCCGCTGCCTACGGCGAGATCGGCCTCCCCATCCCACCCGACCTCGGTTGA